A single region of the Chlamydia sp. genome encodes:
- a CDS encoding hemolysin family protein → MGTDSFFFWLGVNLLCIFIQGFFSMMEMACVSFNRVRLQYYLTKNNKKASYINFLIRRPYRLFGTVMLGVNIALQIGSESSRTCYKLIGIPPEYAPITQIFLVVIFAELLPLAISRKIPEKIALKGAPILYCAHYLFYPLIQCVGGITNIIYFILNIKKETLHSTLSRDELQKTLETHHEEQDFNVIATNIFSLSATSVEQVCQSLDQIPMLSANASVQDFCKLIRRHRVDFVPIYHKVKKNVVGIAFPKNLINRNPNDPVATYLSSPWFVTAKSKLIHVIQEFRKNSSNVAIVLNDNGEPMGALGLHTVFKTLFNTRNIAQLKPKTTSLIERTFSGNTPLSEIENELSISFTDNECKTIAQLMLKLLDTPPEVGASIIINGLLLEVKEISLYGIKTIAIKDTL, encoded by the coding sequence ATGGGAACTGACTCATTTTTTTTCTGGCTCGGAGTTAACCTCCTTTGCATTTTCATCCAAGGGTTCTTTTCAATGATGGAAATGGCTTGCGTGTCATTTAATCGTGTGCGCCTACAATATTACCTCACCAAAAACAACAAAAAAGCCTCTTATATCAATTTCCTTATCAGAAGACCCTATCGTCTATTTGGTACAGTAATGTTGGGAGTGAACATTGCTTTACAAATAGGGTCTGAATCATCTAGGACATGCTATAAACTTATCGGCATACCCCCAGAATATGCTCCTATAACGCAAATTTTTTTGGTCGTTATTTTTGCAGAATTACTTCCTTTAGCTATTTCTCGCAAAATCCCAGAAAAGATAGCCCTGAAAGGAGCTCCTATCCTTTATTGTGCCCATTATCTGTTTTACCCGCTGATTCAATGTGTTGGCGGTATCACAAATATCATCTACTTCATTCTAAATATTAAAAAAGAGACACTACACTCAACGCTTAGTCGAGATGAGCTTCAAAAAACACTGGAAACTCATCATGAAGAACAAGATTTTAACGTTATTGCTACGAATATCTTTTCTTTAAGTGCGACTTCTGTAGAGCAAGTCTGTCAAAGTTTGGACCAGATCCCTATGCTTTCAGCAAATGCCTCTGTACAAGATTTTTGTAAGTTAATACGTCGCCATCGAGTAGATTTTGTCCCTATTTACCACAAAGTTAAAAAGAATGTTGTGGGAATTGCTTTCCCAAAAAACCTTATTAATAGAAACCCAAATGACCCTGTTGCTACTTATCTCAGCTCTCCGTGGTTTGTGACAGCGAAATCTAAACTTATTCATGTAATTCAAGAATTTCGAAAAAATAGCTCCAATGTTGCTATAGTCCTAAATGATAATGGAGAGCCTATGGGGGCTTTAGGACTACATACTGTATTTAAAACATTGTTCAATACAAGAAATATCGCTCAACTAAAACCCAAAACAACCTCTTTAATCGAACGAACTTTTTCAGGGAACACTCCATTATCTGAAATAGAAAATGAGCTTAGTATTTCTTTTACAGATAACGAATGCAAAACAATTGCTCAGCTCATGTTGAAATTACTCGACACACCTCCAGAAGTAGGCGCCTCTATTATCATTAACGGACTCTTACTAGAAGTAAAAGAAATCTCCTTATATGGAATTAAAACTATTGCCATCAAAGATACTTTATAA